In the Periophthalmus magnuspinnatus isolate fPerMag1 chromosome 4, fPerMag1.2.pri, whole genome shotgun sequence genome, one interval contains:
- the guk1b gene encoding guanylate kinase 1b isoform X2, whose amino-acid sequence MSRPRPVVLSGPSGAGKSTLMKRLMKDHEGLFGFSVSHTTRNPRPGEEDGKDYHFSTKEAMKQGIDNGDFIENAEFSGNMYGTSKAAVEDVLAKNVICILDVDIQGVRRIKETDLNPIYISVQPPSMEILENRLRDRQTETEESLQKRLEAARIDMELSKEDGLFDVVIINDDLDRAYEELKDILSEEISKVQKAQS is encoded by the exons ATGTCCAGACCCAGGCCTGTAGTTCTGAGTGGCCCATCCGGAGCGGGGAAGAGCACCCTGATGAAGAGGCTGATGAAGGACCATGAGGGGCTTTTTGGGTTCAGCGTCTCCC ACACAACCAGAAACCCAAGGCCAGGAGAGGAGGATGGCAAAG ACTACCACTTTTCAACAAAAGAGGCCATGAAACAAGGAATTGATAACGGAGACTTCATAGAAAATGCAGAGTTTTCAGGCAACATGTATGGAACAAg TAAAGCTGCAGTAGAAGATGTGCTGGCCAAGAATGTAATCTGCATCTTAGATGTGGATATCCAGGGAGTGAGAAGGATTAAAGAAACAGATCTGAACCCTATTTACATCTCTGTTCAGCCGCCATCCATGGAGATCCTG gaaAACCGTTTGCGGGACAggcaaacagagacagaggagagtctACAGAAGAGGCTGGAAGCAGCGCGCATCGACATGGAGCTCA GTAAAGAGGACGGACTGTTCGATGTGGTGATTATCAATGATGACTTAGACAGAGCCTATGAAGAGCTAAAAGACATCCTCAGTGAG GAGATATCAAAGGTCCAGAAAGCACAGTCATAA
- the guk1b gene encoding guanylate kinase 1b isoform X1, which translates to MSRPRPVVLSGPSGAGKSTLMKRLMKDHEGLFGFSVSHTTRNPRPGEEDGKGLNKLPMLLGATLLPVADVFSSEELENSFSCPNESETTDTDYHFSTKEAMKQGIDNGDFIENAEFSGNMYGTSKAAVEDVLAKNVICILDVDIQGVRRIKETDLNPIYISVQPPSMEILENRLRDRQTETEESLQKRLEAARIDMELSKEDGLFDVVIINDDLDRAYEELKDILSEEISKVQKAQS; encoded by the exons ATGTCCAGACCCAGGCCTGTAGTTCTGAGTGGCCCATCCGGAGCGGGGAAGAGCACCCTGATGAAGAGGCTGATGAAGGACCATGAGGGGCTTTTTGGGTTCAGCGTCTCCC ACACAACCAGAAACCCAAGGCCAGGAGAGGAGGATGGCAAAG GGCTGAACAAGCTCCCTATGCTTCTGGGTGCTACATTACTGCCGGTAGCAGACGTCTTTTCCTCTGAGGAACTAGAAAACTCATTTTCGTGTCCAAATGAATCAGAAACCACAGACACAG ACTACCACTTTTCAACAAAAGAGGCCATGAAACAAGGAATTGATAACGGAGACTTCATAGAAAATGCAGAGTTTTCAGGCAACATGTATGGAACAAg TAAAGCTGCAGTAGAAGATGTGCTGGCCAAGAATGTAATCTGCATCTTAGATGTGGATATCCAGGGAGTGAGAAGGATTAAAGAAACAGATCTGAACCCTATTTACATCTCTGTTCAGCCGCCATCCATGGAGATCCTG gaaAACCGTTTGCGGGACAggcaaacagagacagaggagagtctACAGAAGAGGCTGGAAGCAGCGCGCATCGACATGGAGCTCA GTAAAGAGGACGGACTGTTCGATGTGGTGATTATCAATGATGACTTAGACAGAGCCTATGAAGAGCTAAAAGACATCCTCAGTGAG GAGATATCAAAGGTCCAGAAAGCACAGTCATAA